A genomic region of Ornithorhynchus anatinus isolate Pmale09 chromosome 7, mOrnAna1.pri.v4, whole genome shotgun sequence contains the following coding sequences:
- the PEX2 gene encoding peroxisome biogenesis factor 2 isoform X2 — protein sequence MGPEAERAGSAQPALRVSQLDALELDRALERLICSQLAQCFHGFRPGLLARFETELKALVGLLLWRFGVCSRDATAGQALLGIRYDGGGGPPGRRRKLGFAAGAVGGPWLEARAFDLCRARRPAPPARLGRWAARAAGLLKLAGLVNFLLFLRGGRFATLTERLLGLRCVSARPRGARQPGFDYVNRELLWHGFAEFLIFLLPLVDVRKLKARLRAWRLPAAGGAPGPDAPAPRAARACALCGQWPTLPHTVGCPHVFCYYCVKTGCLTDARFSCPACGAEARGPQPLRAAVEMEEVAGP from the coding sequence ATGGGTCCTGAGGCGGAGCGGGCGGGGAGCGCCCAGCCGGCGCTCCGCGTGAGCCAGCTGGACGCCCTGGAGCTGGACCGGGCCCTGGAGCGGCTGATCTGCTCGCAGCTGGCCCAGTGCTTCCACGGCTTCCGGCCCGGCCTCCTGGCCCGCTTCGAGACGGAGCTGaaggccctcgtggggctcctcCTGTGGCGCTTCGGCGTCTGCTCGCGGGACGCCACGGCGGGCCAGGCCCTCCTGGGCATCCGctacgacggcggcggcggccccccgggccggCGCCGGAAGCTGGGCTTCGCCGCCGGCGCCGTGGGCGGCCCCTGGCTGGAGGCCCGCGCCTTCGACCTGTGCCGCGCCCGCCGgccggcgcccccggcccgcctcgggCGCTGGGCCGCCCGGGCCGCGGGGCTGCTGAAGCTGGCCGGCCTGGtcaacttcctcctcttcctccgcggCGGGCGCTTCGCCACGCTGACCGAGCGCCTGCTGGGGCTGCGCTGCgtctccgcccgcccccggggcgcCCGCCAGCCGGGCTTCGACTACGTGAACCGGGAGCTGCTGTGGCACGGCTTCGccgagttcctcatcttcctcctgccgCTCGTCGACGTCCGGAAGCTGAAGGCCCGGCTCCGGGCGTGGCGCCTCCCCGCGGCCGGGGGGGCCCCCGGGCCcgacgccccggccccccgcgccgcCCGGGCCTGCGCCCTGTGCGGCCAGTGGCCCACCCTGCCCCACACCGTCGGCTGCCCGCACGTCTTCTGCTACTACTGCGTCAAGACCGGCTGCCTGACGGACGCCCGCTTCTCCTGCCCCGCCTGCGGGGCGGAGGCCCGCGGCCCGCAGCCCCTCCGCGCCGCCGTCGAGATGGAGGAGGTCGCCGGTCCCTAG